One segment of Cetobacterium sp. NK01 DNA contains the following:
- a CDS encoding PTS glucose transporter subunit IIA, translating to MGLFDFFKKKKEDEWFNIYSPLNGRVIPLSEIPDDAFSQKMIGDGCGIDPAEGAICSPVAGEIDIFATNHAVSFEVSNGLELIVHFGIDTVKLNGEGFTRIAEPGSTVEVKDELIKYDLAYIKEHAKSTKTPVIIANMDQVEALEVVASGDVKIGDLLMRVKIKK from the coding sequence ATGGGATTATTTGATTTCTTTAAAAAGAAAAAAGAGGATGAATGGTTTAATATCTATTCACCATTAAACGGAAGAGTTATTCCTTTAAGCGAAATACCTGATGACGCTTTTTCTCAAAAAATGATTGGAGACGGGTGTGGAATTGACCCTGCTGAAGGTGCAATCTGTTCGCCTGTTGCTGGGGAAATTGATATTTTCGCTACTAACCACGCTGTTAGTTTTGAAGTTTCTAACGGACTTGAGTTAATTGTTCACTTTGGAATTGACACAGTAAAATTAAATGGAGAAGGATTCACTAGAATCGCTGAACCTGGATCAACTGTAGAGGTTAAAGATGAGCTTATTAAATATGATTTAGCTTATATTAAAGAACATGCTAAATCAACAAAAACTCCTGTTATTATTGCTAACATGGACCAAGTTGAAGCACTTGAAGTAGTTGCTTCTGGCGATGTTAAAATAGGAGACCTTTTAATGAGAGTTAAAATCAAAAAGTAG
- a CDS encoding fumarate hydratase, producing the protein MKVLDLNLVTNEVARLCIEANYFIGSDVLNKIKECQKTETSELGKVILGQIIENDEIAAKDNVPMCQDTGLVVVFLEIGTEVKINGDIYAAINAGVAKGYKDGYLRKSVIRHPLDRVNTQDNTPAVIHTKLVPGSDKVKIIVAPKGGGSENMSTLKMFKPADGVEGVKQFVVDSIKNAGGNPCPPIVVGVGIGGNFERCAELAKEALLREIEDINPDPIAAALEAELLDLINNTNVGPQGLGGKTTALAVKVETQACHFASLPVAVNLNCHAARHKEVTL; encoded by the coding sequence ATGAAAGTACTAGATTTAAATTTAGTTACTAACGAAGTGGCTAGACTTTGTATTGAAGCTAACTACTTTATCGGTAGCGATGTTTTAAACAAAATTAAAGAATGCCAAAAGACAGAAACTAGCGAATTGGGGAAAGTTATTTTAGGACAAATCATTGAAAACGATGAGATTGCTGCTAAAGATAATGTTCCTATGTGCCAAGATACAGGTCTTGTTGTTGTTTTCTTAGAAATTGGAACTGAAGTTAAAATTAACGGGGATATTTATGCAGCTATTAATGCTGGAGTGGCAAAAGGATATAAAGATGGATACCTAAGAAAATCAGTTATTAGACATCCACTTGATAGAGTTAATACTCAAGACAACACGCCTGCTGTTATTCATACAAAACTTGTTCCTGGATCAGATAAAGTAAAAATTATTGTTGCTCCTAAGGGTGGCGGTTCTGAAAATATGAGTACTTTAAAAATGTTTAAACCTGCAGATGGAGTCGAAGGAGTTAAACAATTTGTAGTTGATAGTATAAAAAATGCTGGTGGAAATCCTTGTCCTCCTATTGTCGTTGGAGTTGGTATTGGAGGTAACTTCGAAAGATGTGCCGAACTAGCAAAAGAAGCTCTTTTAAGAGAGATTGAAGATATTAATCCTGATCCTATTGCTGCAGCTCTAGAAGCTGAACTTTTAGATTTAATTAATAATACTAATGTTGGACCTCAAGGTCTTGGTGGAAAAACTACTGCACTTGCTGTTAAGGTTGAAACTCAAGCTTGTCACTTTGCATCTTTACCAGTTGCTGTTAACTTAAATTGCCATGCTGCTAGACATAAGGAGGTAACATTATGA
- a CDS encoding NCS2 family permease produces the protein MEKLFQLKEHGTTVKQEIIAGITTFLTMAYIIFVNPSILSMTGMDKGALITVTCLASAIGTAITAFWVNAPLAMAPGMGLNAFFTFTLVLGNGATWEQALGVVFISGIIFLALTFSGLREKIIDAIPAEIRLAVGAGIGLFIAFIGMQGMGLIVSNPATVVALGKFNLNVVLGLVGFAIMGFLEMRKVKGGILIGIVVTTILGVIFGAVQLPSQLISMPPSPAPIALKLDILGAIKPIFLGSIFSFMFVDLFDSLGTIMACAHEAEMIDEKGKIKNVSKILEADAIATVIGSLLGTSTTTTFVESASGIAVGGRTGLTALTTAALFAISLFFSPLIGIVPAFATAPALILVGVYMFKNLLDIDFHNIEVAIPCFLIIILMPLTYSISIGIAFGFISYILVCLFNGKLSHVKPIMWAIGFFSVVELMFK, from the coding sequence ATGGAAAAATTGTTTCAATTAAAGGAACATGGCACAACAGTGAAGCAGGAGATAATAGCGGGGATTACAACATTCTTAACAATGGCGTACATAATCTTTGTAAATCCTTCTATTTTATCAATGACTGGGATGGATAAGGGTGCTCTAATAACGGTAACATGTTTAGCATCAGCAATAGGAACAGCAATTACAGCATTTTGGGTAAACGCACCACTAGCAATGGCTCCAGGAATGGGATTAAACGCATTTTTTACATTTACATTAGTTTTAGGTAATGGAGCAACTTGGGAGCAAGCTTTAGGAGTAGTTTTCATATCAGGAATAATATTTTTAGCACTGACTTTTTCAGGACTAAGAGAAAAAATAATAGATGCTATTCCAGCAGAAATAAGATTAGCAGTGGGAGCAGGAATAGGATTATTTATAGCTTTTATAGGAATGCAAGGAATGGGGCTGATTGTAAGTAATCCAGCCACTGTTGTAGCTTTAGGAAAATTTAATTTAAACGTTGTTTTAGGGTTAGTTGGATTTGCAATTATGGGATTCTTAGAGATGAGAAAAGTAAAAGGTGGAATTCTAATAGGGATAGTAGTAACTACAATTTTAGGAGTAATATTTGGAGCAGTTCAATTACCATCACAGTTGATATCAATGCCTCCAAGTCCAGCTCCAATAGCATTAAAACTAGATATACTTGGAGCAATTAAACCAATATTTTTAGGTTCAATTTTTTCTTTCATGTTTGTTGATTTGTTTGACTCTTTAGGAACAATAATGGCTTGTGCTCATGAAGCAGAGATGATAGATGAAAAAGGAAAAATAAAAAATGTTAGTAAGATTTTAGAAGCAGATGCAATAGCGACAGTAATAGGTTCACTTTTAGGAACATCAACAACAACAACTTTTGTTGAGTCAGCTTCTGGAATAGCAGTTGGAGGAAGAACAGGATTAACAGCTTTAACAACAGCAGCATTATTTGCAATTTCATTGTTCTTTTCACCATTAATAGGAATTGTACCTGCTTTCGCAACAGCTCCAGCTCTTATATTAGTAGGAGTTTATATGTTTAAAAACTTGTTAGATATAGATTTTCATAATATAGAAGTTGCGATACCGTGTTTTTTAATTATAATTTTAATGCCACTAACTTATAGTATATCTATAGGAATAGCTTTTGGATTTATATCATATATATTAGTATGTTTATTCAATGGAAAATTATCTCATGTAAAACCTATAATGTGGGCAATAGGATTTTTCTCAGTAGTAGAATTGATGTTTAAGTAA
- a CDS encoding threonine aldolase family protein — translation MKKSFASDNYSGVHHKILEKIIEVNSGHVAAYGADETTEEAINCLKEIFGDVEVFFVFNGTGANVLSLEGMKKRASAVISPESAHIVQDETGAPSKITGMQLLTVPSTNGKLDLDLSKKWLTFKNNFHKPKADIISISQTTEYGTVYTLDEIKAISEFAKENDMLLHMDGARISNAAVALGCSFKEMTGDLGVDVLSFGGTKNGLMFGEALIFFNKDLAKDFSWIRKQNLQLYSKMRFMSAQFIPYIKENIWFECAKNANDIAQYLKIELEKINIVVTKEVLANAVFAILPPAIIPKLQEYFHFYIWNENISEVRLVTSFDSTKEDVDNFIKKIKELLGN, via the coding sequence ATGAAAAAATCTTTTGCTAGTGATAATTACAGTGGAGTTCATCACAAAATTTTAGAAAAAATTATAGAAGTTAATAGTGGTCACGTAGCTGCTTATGGAGCTGATGAAACTACTGAAGAAGCAATAAATTGCTTAAAAGAAATTTTTGGAGATGTTGAAGTATTTTTTGTTTTTAATGGTACTGGTGCTAATGTTCTATCTTTAGAAGGAATGAAAAAACGTGCTTCTGCTGTTATTTCTCCTGAAAGTGCTCATATAGTTCAAGACGAAACTGGAGCCCCCTCTAAGATAACTGGAATGCAACTTTTAACAGTTCCTAGTACAAATGGAAAACTTGATTTAGATCTCTCTAAAAAGTGGCTAACTTTCAAAAATAATTTTCATAAACCTAAAGCAGATATTATATCTATCAGTCAGACTACGGAATACGGAACTGTTTATACATTAGATGAAATAAAAGCTATTTCAGAATTTGCTAAAGAAAACGATATGTTACTTCATATGGATGGAGCTCGAATATCTAATGCCGCTGTTGCTTTAGGTTGCTCTTTTAAAGAAATGACTGGTGATTTAGGAGTTGATGTTTTATCTTTTGGTGGAACTAAAAATGGATTAATGTTTGGAGAAGCTCTAATATTTTTCAATAAAGATCTTGCTAAAGACTTTTCTTGGATTCGAAAACAAAATCTTCAACTATATTCTAAAATGAGATTTATGTCAGCTCAATTTATTCCTTACATCAAAGAAAACATCTGGTTTGAATGTGCTAAAAATGCTAATGATATTGCTCAGTATTTAAAAATAGAGCTCGAAAAAATTAATATTGTCGTTACAAAGGAAGTTTTAGCTAATGCTGTCTTTGCTATTTTACCACCTGCCATTATCCCTAAACTTCAAGAATATTTTCATTTTTACATTTGGAATGAAAATATTAGCGAGGTAAGACTTGTAACTTCCTTCGATAGTACAAAAGAGGATGTTGATAATTTTATTAAAAAAATAAAAGAATTACTAGGAAATTAA
- the dapF gene encoding diaminopimelate epimerase, with amino-acid sequence MKFNKMQGAGNDFLLFNGVKNKYENYSKMAKKLCDRRYGVGGDGIMIAEKSESADIKMVYYNSDGSKGEMCGNGIRCFSKFIYEEEIVQKKEIAIETGDGIKIAYLKVNNKNQVESITISMGKARLTPKEIPVLLEKESVINEKINIDGKDLVFSAVLIGVPHAIIISKELDTLDVNFLGERIEKNKLFPKNINVNFIQILDKNRIKIKTWERGAGRTLACGTGSCSGVYIANLLGLVEEEVFVETEGGILIIKIQGDEVFMTGAAETTFKGEVIWE; translated from the coding sequence TTGAAATTTAACAAGATGCAAGGAGCTGGTAATGATTTTTTACTTTTTAATGGAGTGAAAAATAAATATGAGAATTATTCAAAAATGGCCAAAAAACTTTGTGATAGACGTTATGGAGTTGGAGGAGATGGTATAATGATTGCCGAAAAGAGTGAAAGTGCAGATATAAAGATGGTGTATTATAACTCTGATGGTTCAAAAGGTGAAATGTGTGGAAATGGAATTAGATGTTTTTCTAAGTTTATTTATGAAGAGGAAATTGTTCAAAAAAAAGAAATAGCAATAGAAACAGGTGATGGAATAAAAATAGCTTATTTAAAAGTGAATAACAAAAATCAAGTGGAATCAATAACAATATCAATGGGAAAAGCGAGATTGACACCAAAAGAGATTCCAGTATTGCTAGAAAAAGAAAGTGTTATAAATGAAAAAATTAATATTGATGGTAAAGATTTAGTTTTTTCAGCAGTTTTAATAGGAGTTCCTCATGCTATTATTATCAGCAAAGAATTAGACACATTAGATGTGAATTTTTTAGGAGAAAGAATAGAAAAAAATAAACTTTTCCCTAAAAATATTAATGTTAATTTTATTCAAATTTTAGATAAAAATAGAATAAAAATAAAAACTTGGGAAAGAGGAGCTGGTAGAACATTAGCTTGTGGAACAGGATCATGTTCAGGTGTTTATATTGCTAATCTACTGGGATTAGTAGAAGAGGAAGTATTTGTGGAAACAGAAGGTGGAATATTGATAATAAAAATACAAGGAGATGAAGTATTTATGACAGGAGCAGCAGAGACCACATTTAAAGGAGAAGTAATATGGGAATAG
- a CDS encoding ClC family H(+)/Cl(-) exchange transporter, with protein sequence MSKKREIKNHVELLQKGNRGLYGLSLLVGVITGVIVSIYRYGLGIAGNLREHYIGKELLTNPSRLLLIWGIFIAIGLFVDYLSRKFPTTGGSGIPQVKALILRKLDYIFWVKELLVKFFGGLLGIGAGLSLGREGPSVQLGSYIGFGFTKIFKRDYTDEKYLVTAGSSAGLAGAFGAPLAGVIFSMEELHRFFSSKLIICTFLASICSNFVARRIFGMDPSFNLNIKYPTDINPYFQFLCFIFFGIVIAFFGKLFTVTLIKTQDIFKGIKLPRAFKISSVMTLSFIICFIMPDITGGGHHLVEELPHLNQTIMFLLLIFIVKLLFTTISYATGFQGGIFLPMLVLGAILGKIYALSLITTFNLHSDFVIHYMILGMAGFFVAVVRAPITGVILILEMTGSFDHLLAIATVSIVAYYITDILKLEPIYEILYERMPKKKLADDFEEERHEHHEKTLICIPVSAESEFDEKLIRDISWPKNTLVVAIRRGETEYIPKGSSRILAGDVLVLLLPEKQADKLNETLFKMGTAH encoded by the coding sequence ATGAGCAAAAAAAGAGAAATCAAAAATCATGTTGAACTTCTCCAAAAAGGAAATAGAGGCTTATACGGTTTATCTCTTCTTGTAGGTGTTATTACTGGGGTTATTGTATCTATTTATAGATATGGTTTAGGTATAGCTGGAAATCTCAGAGAACACTACATCGGTAAAGAGCTTCTTACTAATCCTTCTAGACTTCTTTTAATTTGGGGAATTTTTATTGCTATAGGTCTTTTTGTAGATTATCTATCTAGAAAATTTCCTACAACAGGTGGAAGTGGTATTCCACAAGTAAAAGCTCTAATTTTAAGAAAATTAGACTACATATTTTGGGTGAAAGAACTTTTAGTTAAATTCTTTGGTGGATTATTAGGGATTGGAGCCGGTCTATCCCTTGGTAGAGAAGGACCCTCTGTGCAATTAGGCTCATACATAGGATTTGGATTTACTAAAATATTTAAAAGAGATTATACTGATGAAAAATATCTTGTAACAGCTGGTTCTAGTGCTGGACTAGCAGGAGCTTTTGGAGCCCCTCTTGCTGGAGTTATATTTAGTATGGAAGAGTTACATCGTTTCTTCTCTTCAAAACTTATTATTTGTACATTTCTAGCGAGTATTTGTTCAAACTTTGTAGCAAGACGAATTTTTGGAATGGATCCATCTTTTAATTTAAATATTAAGTATCCAACTGACATCAATCCATATTTTCAGTTTTTATGTTTTATATTTTTTGGTATTGTAATCGCTTTTTTTGGGAAGCTTTTTACTGTTACATTAATAAAAACACAAGATATTTTCAAAGGAATTAAACTTCCTAGAGCATTTAAAATATCTTCTGTTATGACTTTATCTTTTATAATATGCTTTATTATGCCAGATATAACTGGCGGTGGACATCATTTAGTTGAGGAGCTTCCTCATCTTAATCAAACCATCATGTTCTTACTTTTAATATTTATTGTTAAGTTATTGTTTACAACAATATCATATGCAACTGGTTTTCAAGGTGGTATATTTTTACCAATGCTAGTTCTTGGTGCAATTTTAGGAAAAATTTATGCTCTAAGCCTTATTACTACTTTTAATCTTCATAGTGATTTCGTTATTCATTATATGATTTTAGGAATGGCTGGTTTTTTCGTAGCAGTTGTTAGAGCTCCTATAACTGGTGTTATTCTTATTTTAGAAATGACTGGTAGTTTTGATCATCTTCTAGCTATTGCTACAGTTTCTATTGTTGCATATTACATTACAGATATTTTAAAATTAGAACCTATCTACGAAATTTTATATGAAAGAATGCCTAAGAAAAAATTAGCGGATGATTTTGAAGAAGAGCGTCATGAACATCATGAAAAAACACTTATTTGTATCCCTGTTTCTGCAGAATCTGAGTTTGATGAAAAGTTAATTAGAGATATATCTTGGCCTAAGAATACTCTTGTTGTTGCTATTAGAAGAGGAGAAACTGAATATATTCCTAAAGGAAGTAGTCGAATTTTAGCTGGAGACGTTTTAGTTTTACTTCTTCCTGAAAAACAAGCTGATAAACTTAATGAAACCCTATTCAAAATGGGAACAGCTCACTAA
- the fabG gene encoding 3-oxoacyl-[acyl-carrier-protein] reductase: MNRIEGKIALVTGGARGIGRTIVEKLASEGAELVISCDMGDATFEQANVRHEILNVTDREAIKELVKKIKDEFGRIDILVNNAGITKDAPFVRMSEDAWDAVINVNLKGVFNVTQAVAPLMTKNKKGSIVTISSVVGLYGNIGQTNYAATKGGVIAMTKTWSKELARKGAQVRANCVAPGFISTPMTDVLPEDVIQGMLERTALGKLGMPEDIANAVLFLASDESAYITGQTIEVSGGLAL, from the coding sequence ATGAATAGAATAGAAGGAAAAATTGCTTTAGTAACTGGTGGAGCTAGAGGAATTGGAAGAACTATAGTTGAAAAATTAGCTTCTGAAGGTGCTGAATTAGTTATATCTTGTGATATGGGAGATGCAACTTTTGAACAAGCTAATGTTAGACATGAAATTTTAAATGTTACTGATAGAGAAGCTATTAAGGAATTAGTAAAAAAAATAAAAGATGAATTTGGTAGAATTGATATCTTAGTTAACAATGCAGGAATTACTAAGGATGCGCCTTTTGTTAGAATGAGCGAAGATGCTTGGGATGCTGTAATAAATGTTAACCTTAAAGGAGTATTTAATGTTACTCAAGCTGTGGCTCCTTTAATGACTAAAAATAAAAAGGGATCTATTGTTACTATCTCGTCTGTAGTTGGTTTATATGGAAATATTGGGCAAACTAACTACGCTGCTACTAAAGGTGGAGTTATAGCAATGACTAAAACTTGGTCTAAGGAATTAGCTAGAAAGGGTGCTCAAGTTAGAGCTAACTGTGTTGCTCCTGGATTTATTTCAACTCCAATGACTGATGTTTTGCCAGAAGATGTTATACAAGGAATGCTTGAGAGAACAGCTCTTGGGAAGTTAGGAATGCCTGAGGATATTGCAAATGCAGTATTATTTTTAGCAAGCGATGAATCAGCGTATATTACTGGTCAAACTATTGAAGTTAGCGGTGGATTAGCTTTATAA
- a CDS encoding NADP-dependent malic enzyme — translation MSTVFEKSLELHETHSGKIEVVSKVAVTNKEELSLAYSPGVAAPCLAIKDDVENVYKYTSKGNMVAVVTDGSAVLGLGNIGPEAALPVMEGKAILFKQFADVDAFPICLDTQDTEEIIKAVKLIAPGFGGINLEDISAPRCVEIETRLKNELNIPVFHDDQHGTAIVVVAALINSFKLVNKSFETAKFVVSGAGAAGSSIIKLLIKMGAKDIVVNDIDGIINKDDKSNYNFLKSEIADITNPDNIKGGLKEAVLDRDVFIGVSAANILSTEMVKSMNKDAIVFAMANPNPEIMPEDAIAGGAKIVGTGRSDYPNQVNNVLAFPGIFRGALDAKAKKITEEMKIAAAVGIAKLIPEEELTPEYVIPNAFDPRVATVVAEEVKRIAKEQNITR, via the coding sequence ATGTCTACAGTTTTTGAAAAATCTTTAGAATTGCATGAGACTCATTCAGGTAAAATTGAAGTTGTGTCAAAAGTTGCTGTTACAAACAAAGAGGAATTAAGTCTTGCTTACTCTCCAGGAGTTGCTGCTCCTTGTTTAGCTATAAAAGATGATGTAGAAAATGTTTATAAATACACATCAAAAGGGAATATGGTTGCTGTTGTAACTGATGGGTCTGCTGTATTAGGTCTAGGAAATATCGGACCTGAGGCTGCACTACCAGTTATGGAAGGAAAAGCAATTCTTTTCAAGCAATTTGCAGATGTTGATGCATTCCCAATATGTTTAGATACACAGGATACTGAGGAGATTATAAAAGCTGTTAAATTAATAGCTCCTGGTTTTGGTGGAATAAATCTAGAAGATATTTCTGCACCTAGATGCGTAGAAATTGAAACAAGATTAAAAAATGAACTTAACATCCCTGTTTTTCATGACGATCAGCATGGAACAGCTATAGTTGTTGTTGCTGCTCTTATAAATTCATTTAAGTTAGTTAACAAATCTTTTGAAACTGCTAAATTTGTTGTTAGTGGAGCTGGTGCTGCTGGAAGTTCAATCATTAAACTTCTTATTAAAATGGGAGCTAAAGATATTGTTGTAAACGATATTGATGGTATTATTAATAAAGACGATAAATCTAATTATAATTTCCTAAAATCAGAGATTGCTGATATTACAAATCCAGATAATATAAAAGGTGGGCTTAAGGAAGCTGTTTTAGATAGAGACGTATTTATAGGCGTTTCTGCTGCTAACATTCTTTCTACTGAAATGGTTAAATCTATGAACAAAGATGCTATCGTTTTTGCAATGGCTAATCCTAATCCTGAAATTATGCCTGAGGATGCTATTGCTGGTGGTGCAAAAATTGTAGGTACTGGTAGATCAGATTATCCTAATCAAGTTAATAATGTTCTAGCTTTCCCTGGAATTTTCAGAGGAGCTCTTGACGCTAAAGCTAAAAAAATAACTGAAGAGATGAAAATTGCTGCTGCAGTTGGAATTGCTAAACTAATTCCTGAGGAGGAGCTAACACCTGAATATGTTATTCCTAACGCTTTCGATCCAAGAGTAGCTACTGTTGTTGCTGAAGAAGTTAAAAGAATTGCTAAAGAACAAAATATTACAAGATAA
- a CDS encoding hemolysin family protein yields the protein MGIAEKLVFILFLILISAFFSMAEISLAGARKIKLQLLVDEGNENARKVVALQSNPGNFFTTVQIGLNIVAILAGIIGDGVLSPIITKYISNPTIAFLISFTFVTGCFVEFADLIPKRLAMVYPEKIALTLVNPMTFTIKILTPIVWIFSGVANLVFKIFNTPNSRDELITHDDIFALVDAGAEAGVVDTKEHHLIENVFELEQRWVSSAMTTRDEIIYFTLEETEESIKKKIAEYPHSKFLVCESDIDSIYGYVGSKDILPRILKGESSGLQNIKEITNRNILIIPNTLTLSEMLDRFNEAREDFAVILNEYAHVVGVITLNDVVSTLMGDVVYPMQEEYIIKRGDGSWLIDGVTAIEDVKKVIEIESFPEEDSYETIAGFMMYMLKSIPKKGAHIEFDGYSFEVVDVDNFKIDQLLVMKEDKKMLNSLENKEEE from the coding sequence ATGGGAATAGCAGAAAAGTTAGTATTTATTCTTTTTTTAATTTTAATAAGTGCATTTTTCTCTATGGCAGAAATATCTTTAGCTGGAGCTAGAAAAATAAAATTACAGCTATTAGTAGATGAAGGAAATGAAAATGCAAGAAAAGTAGTAGCTTTACAAAGTAATCCTGGAAACTTTTTTACAACAGTTCAAATAGGATTAAATATAGTTGCGATTTTAGCAGGTATAATTGGTGATGGAGTATTATCTCCAATTATAACAAAATATATATCAAATCCAACAATAGCATTTTTAATATCTTTTACTTTTGTAACGGGGTGTTTTGTTGAATTTGCTGATTTAATTCCTAAGAGATTAGCAATGGTTTATCCAGAAAAAATAGCATTAACTTTAGTAAATCCTATGACATTTACAATAAAAATACTAACTCCAATAGTTTGGATTTTTAGTGGAGTAGCTAATTTGGTATTTAAAATTTTTAATACACCAAACTCAAGAGATGAATTAATAACTCATGACGATATATTTGCTTTAGTCGATGCTGGAGCAGAAGCAGGAGTAGTAGATACAAAAGAGCATCATTTAATTGAAAATGTATTTGAACTTGAGCAAAGATGGGTATCATCAGCAATGACTACAAGAGATGAAATTATTTATTTTACTTTAGAAGAAACAGAAGAAAGTATAAAGAAAAAAATAGCAGAATATCCTCATTCTAAATTTTTAGTTTGTGAAAGTGATATAGATTCTATATATGGTTATGTAGGATCAAAAGATATTTTACCTAGAATTTTAAAGGGAGAATCAAGTGGTCTTCAAAATATAAAAGAAATAACAAATAGAAATATACTTATAATTCCTAATACATTAACACTTTCAGAAATGTTAGATAGGTTTAATGAAGCTAGAGAAGATTTTGCAGTAATTTTAAATGAATATGCCCATGTTGTTGGAGTTATAACATTAAACGATGTTGTATCAACATTAATGGGAGATGTAGTTTATCCTATGCAAGAAGAGTATATTATAAAAAGAGGAGATGGTTCTTGGCTAATTGATGGTGTTACAGCAATTGAAGATGTAAAAAAAGTAATAGAAATAGAATCTTTTCCAGAAGAGGATAGTTATGAAACAATAGCAGGATTTATGATGTATATGTTAAAAAGCATACCTAAAAAAGGAGCACATATAGAATTTGATGGGTATAGTTTTGAAGTGGTAGATGTAGACAACTTTAAAATAGATCAACTTTTAGTAATGAAAGAGGATAAAAAAATGTTAAATAGCTTAGAAAACAAAGAAGAGGAATAA
- a CDS encoding Fe-S-containing hydro-lyase: MIKLTTPLRDEDIKKLKSGDAVSITGIIYTARDAAHARLVKLLEEGKELPFDVKGQIIYYAGPTPAKPGQPIGSCGPTTSYRMDSYSPAILDQGLKGMIGKGARDQKVKDSIVKNGAVYFAAVGGAAALIAKSVKSSEIIAYEDLGAEAIRKLEVVDFPAIVINDCEGNDLYEIARNSSK; the protein is encoded by the coding sequence ATGATTAAATTAACTACTCCATTAAGAGATGAAGATATAAAAAAATTAAAATCTGGAGATGCTGTTTCTATAACTGGTATAATTTATACTGCTAGAGATGCTGCTCATGCTAGATTAGTTAAACTTCTAGAAGAGGGTAAAGAGTTACCTTTTGATGTAAAAGGACAAATTATTTATTATGCTGGTCCTACTCCTGCTAAACCAGGTCAACCTATAGGAAGCTGTGGACCTACTACTAGTTATAGAATGGATTCTTATTCTCCTGCTATTTTAGATCAAGGTTTAAAAGGAATGATTGGTAAAGGAGCTAGAGATCAAAAAGTTAAAGACTCTATTGTTAAAAATGGAGCTGTTTATTTTGCTGCTGTTGGTGGTGCTGCAGCTTTAATAGCTAAATCTGTTAAAAGTAGTGAGATTATTGCTTATGAAGATTTAGGAGCTGAAGCAATTAGAAAACTTGAAGTTGTTGATTTTCCAGCTATCGTTATCAACGATTGTGAAGGAAATGATTTATATGAAATAGCTAGAAATAGCTCTAAATAA